A genome region from Engraulis encrasicolus isolate BLACKSEA-1 chromosome 6, IST_EnEncr_1.0, whole genome shotgun sequence includes the following:
- the LOC134450548 gene encoding forkhead box protein Q1-like: MKLQVLSASRATDTCGHLCGKKSPLLPVEEELGSDGDRSTTATSRVPQTPSPVHETDTAKSNKPYTRRPKPPYSYIALIAMAIRDSATGRLTLAEINDYLMKKFPFFRGSYTGWRNSVRHNLSLNDCFLKVLREPARPWGKDNYWMLNPHSEYTFADGVFRRRRKRLVTTKKRSVEEDPENGEFDTCDQKRTHASTPIPPVRNEGRFTGPFAIDSILSTPATFNPRDDQHKLDCVSSRLGHDRDVRSG; this comes from the coding sequence ATGAAACTTCAGGTGCTCTCGGCGAGTCGTGCCACTGACACCTGTGGACATCTTTGTGGGAAGAAGTCTCCCCTGCTGCCCGTAGAGGAGGAGCTGGGCTCGGATGGGGACCGCTCTACTACCGCCACAAGCAGGGTGCCCCAGACACCGTCACCTGTTCACGAGACCGACACCGCCAAATCAAACAAGCCCTACACGCGCCGCCCGAAGCCGCCCTACTCCTACATCGCTCTCATCGCCATGGCAATCCGGGACTCGGCCACCGGCCGGCTGACACTCGCCGAGATCAACGACTACCTGATGAAAAAGTTTCCTTTCTTCCGCGGGAGCTACACGGGCTGGCGAAATTCCGTCAGACACAACTTGTCGCTCAACGACTGTTTCTTGAAGGTGCTGCGTGAACCCGCGCGCCCATGGGGCAAGGACAACTACTGGATGCTGAACCCTCACAGCGAGTACACGTTCGCCGACGGGGTGTTCCGCAGGAGACGGAAACGTCTCGTGACCACCAAGAAGAGAAGTGTGGAGGAGGACCCCGAGAACGGAGAATTTGACACCTGTGACCAAAAACGCACCCATGCGTCCACCCCTATTCCCCCCGTGCGTAACGAGGGTAGATTCACCGGTCCGTTTGCCATCGACAGCATCCTCAGCACACCTGCTACTTTCAACCCACGAGACGACCAACACAAATTGGACTGTGTCTCCTCCAGATTAGGCCACgacagagacgtgcggtcagggtag